CTATGACCATTCCTACCAAAAAAGAGGTCAAAGCAATGATCACCAAAGCGTTAAATCCTGCTTTATGTATATGATAAACTATCTCTTTGAGACGTATATCTTTCGGATTCCTAAGCACATGGAAAAGTGTATAAAACACATGCCCGAAGAATTCGATAAACTCTTTTGTATCTATGAGAAACTTGACAGTGTTTTTTCCCAATGTCTCAAGTAAATTGTCTTCTTTTGGTGGTTCGATAACTACATGGTCTTCTTTAAGAAGATCATACATCTCTTTTTGATTCTCCGTATAACCGACAACTTCTACACCAGTATGTTCTGAAAATTTTTTGAAATATTCTGTAAAAAGAAGTACACCCGCTGAATCAAATTCACTGACAGCAGATACATCCCAAGTTATCGGCTGTTCATAGGTAATTTGTTGTAAAAGAGGTTCTATCTCAGGTACGCTCAAGAGTGTCCACTTGCCTTTTGCTGTCAGCAGAAGTTGATTCTGATTCATTTCAATACTGAGATATTCGTTTACCATACGTCAATTATAGGTAAGATTCGATTAAGTTTAGATATAATAACAATTATAATTAAGAGAGTAGATTATGAAAGATTTTGGCTTAGATGTCTGGAGTGACAACAACTTTATCATTAAACATGATACGATCAATATAAATTACGGGCTTGAACCCTCACTTTATGAGATCACACAACAGATACGTAATCAAGGTTACAAGGGACCTCTGCTTCTTCGTTTCCCTCATATTATTAAAAAACAGATCTCTACACTTTTTGAGACCTTCAATGCAGCAAGAGAGACATTTGATTACCAGGGAACCTTCAATGCGGTCTTTCCTTTGAAAGTTAATCAGTTTCCAAACTTCGTTCATGCATTGATGGATGTTTCAAAAGAGTATAACTACGGTCTTGAAGCCGGAAGTAAAGCAGAACTTGTTATTGCGATGAGTAAGACCCCTCTTGGTGCACCGATCACGATCAATGGTTTTAAAGACAAAGAGATGATCTCTATGTGTTTTATCGCTGCAAAGATGGGACACAATATTACTATCACAATTGAGGGACTCGATGAACTTGAAAGTATCATCCAGGTCAACCAGGAGTTTAATGAAGAGTCTGACACCCCGATTTTACCTAAGATAGGTGTCCGTATCCGTCTGCACAGTTCAGGAATCGGTATCTGGGCAAAAAGCGGCGGATATAATTCCAAGTTCGGACTTACGTCGACTGAGCTGATAGAAGCCTATGAATTGCTCAAAAAACATAACTTGCTTGAACATCTCGGGATGATCCATTTTCATATCGGATCACAGATGGGTGATATCGCTCCGCTCAAAAAAGCGTTGCGTGAAGCAGGAAACATTTATGCAGAACTGAAAAAGCGCGGTGCGAATAACCTAAGTGCGATCAATATCGGTGGTGGTCTTGCAGTTGAGTATTCCCAACATGCACATGATAAAGAGCGTAACTACTCGCTGAGTGAATTTGCCAATGACGTTATATACCTCATGCAGGAGATCGCGAAAAATAAAAATGTACCGCAACCAGATATCTTTACAGAGTCAGGACGCTACATCGCTGCTTCTCACTCTGTACTTGTTGCACCTGTACTTGAACTTTTTTCTCAGGAGTATCATGAAAAATGTCTGAGACTTAAATCAGAGAATCCTCCTTTGATCGAAGAGTTAAATGATCTCTATAATACCATGAGCCGTACGAATGCCAGAGAGTATCTTCACGATGCACTGGATCATATGGAAAGCTTACTTACACTTTTTGATTTGGGGTATATCGACCTGGAGGATAGATCCAACACTGAAACGTTTGTAAACCTGATCGTGAAAAAGGCAATTGCGCTGCTCAGAAGTGAAAATACGGATGAACTAAAACAGCTGCAGGACCGTGTCCAGGAGAAGTATTTGGTGAATTTCTCTATTTTCCAGTCTCTGCCTGATTTTTGGGGGCTTGAACAGGAGTTTCCTATCATGCCGCTAACACATTTAAATAAAATACCGACCAATCCGGCAAGTATCTGGGATATTACCTGTGATAGTGACGGTGAAATAGAGTTTAACCGTGACTATCCACTCTATCTGCATGATATCGATCTGGATAAAGAAGAGTATTTCCTAGGATTCTTCCTTACAGGTGCATATCAGGAAGTGCTGGGAATGCAACATAACCTTTTCACCCATCCGACAGAGTGTATCATCAACTTTGATGAAACAGGAAATTATAAGATAGATGGGCTTATCGAAGCACAAAATCTTATGGATGTCCTTGATGATATGGATTATGATACCAGCCTGATTGATAAAACACTCAAACAGCATATTGAGCTTTCAGAACGACTCACTGCAGAAGAGAAACGTGAACTTTTGGGTAAACTTTATCTACATTTAAGTGAAAATAGCTATCTTAAGACCATACAAGCGATTGACGAGTTAATCTGATATTGCTGGACATAATCTAATTGTTTCTTAGTCATAATAGAATTAAAATTGCATAATCTATTATGATAAAAGAGATAATATAGGAGAAACTGTGAACCCATTTAGTTTGATCAAAGAAGATTTTACAAATGTTAAAGAAAATGACCCGGCATTGCACTCAACCTTCGAACTCTTTTTTAATTATCCGGGGCTCTGGGCCCTGCTCTTTCACAGGCTAGCACACTCTCTCTATCAAAAAGGTCTACGCTTTTTACCGCGATTCATCTCTGCTATCGGGCAGTTTCTTACCACGGTAGATATCCATCCCGCTGCACAAATTGGCCGCAGAGTATTCATCGACCACGGTGTAGGTGTCGTTATCGGTGAGACAGCTATCATTGGGGATGATGTAGTCATCTACCAACAGGTTACATTGGGGGGAGTAAGCCTCAATAAAGGAAAACGTCACCCGACAGTCGGGGACAACGTGGTTATAGGTGCAGGTGCAAAAGTACTTGGGAATATTACGATCGGTAATGGTGCAAAGATCGGTGCAAATTCCGTTGTTATCAAAAATGTTCCAGAAAAAGCTACTGCCGTAGGTATTCCTGCACGTGTACTGAAGTGTGAAACACCTGAAACAAAACTCAATCACAATGTTATCCCTGATGTCAATAAAGAGATCTTTGAATACCTGCTCAAGCGTATAGAGATTCTTGAAGATGCTATTGAGAGTGGTGAAAGCAAAGATATCAAACAAAAAGACCAAAAACTGGAAGTTGACTACGACAATTTCATACATAGTATGGATTGATCGTGGGCATATAAGAAACACTAAACTTTTACCTCCTTTTTACTCTGCATAATATCAAAACACTTTTACTCATATTTCGCTATAATTGTTGGATTTTTTAATTTTTATTATTTACAAGGGTTATAATGCTATCAGATCGCATACAATCACTATCACCATCATTGACAATTGCTATCTCTTCACTTGCTAGAGATCTTAAAGCAGAGGGAAAAGATGTCCTCTCATTTTCTGCAGGTGAACCGGACTTTGGTACACCGCAAAAGATCAAAGACGAGGCTATCAAGGCTATCAATGACGGCTTTACTCAATATACTGCAGTACCGGGTATCCCGGAACTACTTAAAGCAGTAGCAGGAAAACTAAAAAGAGAAAATGGTTTGGAGTATGCACCTTCTGACATCATTGTCAGTAATGGTGCGAAACAATCACTTTTCAATCTTTTTCAGGCTGTGATCAATCCGGGCGATGAAGTGATCATCCCTGCACCTTACTGGGTAACTTACCCTGAATTGGTTATCTATTCAGAAGGAAAACCTGTCATTATTGATACAGATGAGAAAAGCGGATTTAAGATCACAGCTGAACAACTCAAAAATGCGATCACTCCTAAAACAAAAATGATCGTACTGACCTCTCCTTCAAACCCTACTGGTTCAGTATATTCTAAAGAAGAGCTAGAGTCACTTGCAGAGGTATTGAAAGGTACGGATATCATCGTTGCTAGTGATGAGATGTATGAAAAACTGGTTTACGGTATCGACTTTGTAGCGACAGCAAGTATCTCTGAAGATATGTATCAAAGAACTGTAACGATCAACGGTCTAAGCAAATCTGTAGCAATGACAGGATGGCGTTTTGGATACCTTGCATCTCCAAATAAAGCTTTGATCGGGGCAATGAACAACCTCCAAAGCCAAAGTACATCTAACATCAACTCTATCACTCAAAAAGCTGCTGTGGTAGCACTGAATGGTGAAGTAGATGCAGAGATCGAAGAGATGAGACAGGCCTTTGAAGAAAGAGCGATTGAGGCAGTAAAACTCTTCAATGAGATCGATGGTCTAAGTGTACTTAAACCTGATGGTGCATTCTACCTCTTTGTAAACACGAAAGAGATCTCAAATGACTCTATCGAGTTCTGTAAAGAACTGCTTCAAAAGACTGGTGTAGCAGTAGTACCGGGGATCGGATTTGGTGCGGAGGGATACTTCAGATTCTCATTTGCAACAGATATCGAAACGATCCGTGAAGGTATCAGCCGTATCAAAAAGTTTGTAGAGAGCAAAAAAGCATAATCTCTGACAAATGTTTACATTCCCGACATCCAGTCGGGAACTTCAATTCCTTATTTCTAAATATCTCTATTTAAAAATCTATCTTTTTTTCTTTGTCATATTTTCCAAAGTAAACCAGATGATACCGACGATCGTGAAGAGTATCACCGGAGCGATCCATGGGTTTTTCTGTACATATCCAAAAAATGCAATGATCGATTCGCTGGCATAGTAGGCACTAAGACCGATAGTTGATACGAACACAATGGAAGCAAAGATATTAAAAAAGATAAACTTTTTAAAGTCATATTTTGCCAAGGCCATAGAGATCGGTACCAATGTCTTTACACCGTAAATGAACTTTTGGATGAAGACGGCCAAAATCCCATACTTTCGCATGATCAATGTAGCCAGTGCTACTTTACGCTTATGTTTTGCAAAATACGGTTGTATCTGTTTTTTCTGATATTTCCCAAGATAGAAAAGGAAGTTGTCTCCCATAAAGTTAGAGATCATCGCTATGACAAGTGCCGTAGTCAAATCCATATTGCCCATAAATGAAAAGACTCCTGCAGCCGCTACGATAAAAAGCGAACCGCCAAACGAAAAAAATGCTACTGCAAAGTATCCCCAAGTCTCCAAAGAAGAAAAATCCATCTAAAAACCTTATTATTTCTTTTGTCACATAGCATTGGGTGAGCAGTTACGTAAGCGTGCATATTTGAGAAGCAAACACGCTACAGTAACGTCTGCTCACTTGCGGAGTGACGCTTTTTTGCCTACTTTTTTCTAAAAAAAGTAGAGAGATACAATCAAAAATATACTGAAAGATCCGGATATACATGTACACCCTATATCTATTAAAAAAAAGGCAAAAAATTATAGTGATAGAAATCATATCTAAAATTGGTTAATGTTATAATCTCACCCATGATCGATACACTTATGAGCATTATCTTTGTCTATGTCTTTATCCTGTTGGGCTACATCGCCAAACGTATCTTCAAAGAGGATATGAACTCCAAGACGCTTACACTTTTTTCTGTCTATTTCTTGCAACCTTTTGTAACCGTTTGGGGGTTTAGTACGGCAAAGCTTGAACTTGCACATATCTATACACCGCTCGTCTATCTGGGGATTATATTTTTGCTACTGCTGCCGACGATCGCACTGGGGAAGATCATCTTTACAGACCCAAAAGAGCGTTCTATCTTCTCCATTGCAGGCTTTGTCGGAAATACGGGAAATATCGGTATCCCTCTAGGGATTGCCCTCTTTGGAGAAGCCAGCGTCATATACACAACACTGATTAACATTGCTAATGTCTTTGTGGTCTACATCATAGGGGTTTATATCTACTCTCGCGGATCGTTCAGTATCAAAGACTCGCTGTTGAATATCATCAAGATCCCTATCATTCCTGCCTCAGCTGTAGCGATCCTGATCAACATCTATGAGATTCCTCTGTCTCATCAGATCGTAGAGTTTTTCAAGATGGGAGCTTACGGCGGAATCGTACTGCAACTGTTTTTGCTTGGTACGTTTTTGCAAGGCATCAAATTCAATGACCTACGTCCGCTATTGATGTTCTCTACCCTTTCACAGAAATTTATACTCATACCGCTCTTTACTGCTACGATACTGAGTTTCACTTCACTGCCGCTGTTTGTTCAGGGTGTGATACTCATGGAGATGATGGTACCTCTGGCAGTCGCCAATATCAACCTGGCTTCACTTTATGACTGCCGTCCAAAAGACGTGACATCACTGATCATGATCAGTACTTTACTCTTCATTCCTATGCTTTTTGTACTCAGTTACATCGTAAATCACTTCTATTTGTGATAAAATTACATACTTATTATTAGGAGTTTCCATGTCTACAAATACCCTTATTATCGGTGCAGGTGGTGTCGGAAATGTCGTTGCGTTCAAATGTGCGATGAATGCTGAGACTTTCGGGAATATCACACTGGCAAGCCGTACAGTTAGTAAATGTGATGAGATCGCAGCTAACGTCAAAGAAAAAACAGGCGTACAAATCGCTACAGCACAGGTTGACGCAGACAGCGTACCGGAACTAGTTGATCTTATCATGAAGACAGATGCAGATATCGTGATCAACGTTGCTTTACCATACCAGGATCTAACCATCATGGATGCATGTACACAGTGCGGCGTCGACTATCTAGATACAGCAAACTACGAGCACCCGGATGAAGCGAAGTTCGAGTACAAAGAACAATGGGCAAGAAATGAGCAGTTTAAAAAAGCTGATATCATGGGACTGCTTGGAAGCGGATTTGACCCGGGTGCAACCAATGTATTCTGTGCTTACGCTCAAAAACATTATTTTGACGAGATCCATACGATCGATATCCTTGACTGTAACGCAGGTGATCACGGTTATCCGTTCGCTACCAACTTCAACCCTGAGATCAACCTTCGTGAAGTAAGTGCTAAGGGAAGATACTGGGAAGAAGGAAAATGGATCGAGACCGAGCCGATGGAGATCATGCAGGTATGGGATTATCCTGAAGTCGGACCAAAAGACAGCTACCTGCTCTACCATGAAGAGATGGAGTCACTGGTAAAACATATCAAAGGCTTAAAGCGTATCAGATTCTTTATGACATTTGGTGCAAGCTACCTTAAACATATGGAAGTACTTCAAAATGTCGGTATGCTCGGTATCGAACCTGTAGAGCACAAAGGACAGCAGATCATTCCTATCGAGTTCTTGAAGACTCTACTTCCTGATCCGGCAAGTCTCGGTCCGCGTACTAAAGGTAAGACCAATATCGGTATTTTTGCAAAAGGGATCAAAGACGGAAAACCTCAAACGATCTACATCTACCAGGTCAAAGACCATGAAGAGTGTTATGCTGAAGTAATGAGCCAAGGTGTAAGCTACACGACCGGTGTACCGGCTATGATCGGTGCGAAATTGATGCTTGAGGGTGTATGGCAGGGAACTGGTGTCTTCAACATGGAAGAGATGGACCCGGATCCGTTTATGGAAGAGATGATGACACAGGGACTTCCTTGGCAAGTCTTGGAACTAGGTGCACATGAAGACCTCAGGGTTGATGACTAATGTCTGAATCCAGTACCTTTTTGGGATTTCCCAAAGAGGGTATCAAGTTTCTTGAAAATATCATACAAAACAACTCCAAAGAGTGGCTTGATGCACACAAAGAGGAGTATGAACGCACTATCGTTACACCAAACAAGGCGTACGTAGAAGAGATGGGCGAGCACCTGCAGATACTGGTGCCCTCCATCCATGCCATTCCAAAGATCAACAAATCACTTTTCCGTATCTACCGCGACGCACGTTTTCACCTGGATGATCCGATCAAAGAGCGTATCGGGATCATCATGTGGCAAGGCGGCGGTCACCGTATGCAAAGCAGCAGCTTCTATATGCACTACGATTTTTATGAAGTATTTGTAGCAGCGGGGATACGAAACTTCAAACCGCCATTGCTTCAAACCTACCGCGAATATATCAAGAGTGATGCAAACCGAGAATCCCTACATACTATTCTGGAAGATCTCAAAGCCAAAGGCTACCAGATCCCTGAACCCGAATACAAACGGCTTCCCGCAGAGTTTGAGAGCGAGCTTTCTTTTGGCTACCTGACCAGATACCGCTCGATGTATGCCTATACGACATTTAAACCCGACAAAACCTTTCATTCCGAGAAGATCATAGACAAAAACTTCAAGATCTATGAAGATCTACTTCCTCTTCAGCAATGGGTCTATGAGCTGACACTCTATGACTCTAAAACGTGAGTGCGATCATACTCATAAACCTACCGCTGCACCCCTGCTCTTTTCTATAAGAGAAATACTTCTCAACCTCACATGAGGTACACTGACCGCTCATTTCGATATGCTCAGCTATTAACCCCGCATCCAGAAGCTGTTTTTGATTGATCAGTGGCAGATCAAGCATATACTTCTCCCCTACCTTATCAAAGGCCTCGGTATCCATAAAGTGCTGTGCAACATCCTCCCCGACTTCATAACAGCATCTTCCGATAGAGGGTGCGATAAAAGCGATGATATCCTCGGGGTCTGAACCGAAAACTTCGATCATCTTCCCTACGGTTTTCCCTGTGATATCTGCCTTGGTGCCTTTCCATCCTGCATGGACCGCAGCGACGATCTCCTTTTTGCTGTCAAATAGAAGCACAGGCACACAATCAGCGGTCAGGATGGTCAGCACGACTCCCTTTTGATCGGTGATCAGTGCATCACAGTTCTCTATGGCATCTTCGATAGTGTGCCACCCTTTACTCTCCCTGCTCTCGATGACCGTGATATTGTCACTGTGGGTTTGGTTGGCTACGATAAAATGGGCATCTATATCTGCTCCCAGCCTTTGTGCCATTTCAAGTCTGTTCGAGATGATCTCATTTGCTGCTTCACCAGTATGCAGTGCAAGGGAGCCGTGATAGGTAAGCTTGCTGTCCTTGGTTGTTACGGCATGTAAACATTGTTCAAATTTTCCCAATAACTTGGAGCAGTAAAATTCAGCCATCCCTTACCTCTAACTTTTTTTGTTATAATACCCAAAAAATGAAGGCGCAGGATGGAGCATTGGTTTGATTTTGACAAACGTATCTTTAAGCACTTCAACTATCTTTTAGTACTCCAGCTGATTCCTCTTCTAGTCATCTCCTCCTATCTGGTCAATGAGATCAACCCTTATCTTTTTACCAAGCAGATGGTCTATTATGTCATTGCAGGGATCGCATTTTTAGTCTCTGCCTTTTTCCCGTGGCGTCAGATACTGTGGTGGTTTGTCCCCCTCTTTTATATCGGGAACCTTGGTTTGCTTGTTGCGGTGGAGTTCGTAGGAAAGTCCATCCTCGGTGCACAGCGTTGGATACAACTGCCGGGGATCGGTGTCACGATACAGCCTTCGGAGTTCATGAAAGTAGCGGTCATCATGACGCTTGCCTACCTTATCCACAAAACCCCTCCGCCGGAAAAAGGATACGGTCTTTGGAAGTTTATCGTGCTCTCTATCGTGATCATCATCCCTTTTGTACTGATTGCCAAAGAGCCTGACCTTGGTACTGCCCTTGTACTGCTGATCACCGGTTATGGTGTGCTCTTTGTCGTGGGGATCAACTGGAAGATATGGTTCACGATCTTCGTGATCGCAGGGTTCAGTGCACCTGTGGTCTATGAATATGGACTCAAAGACTATCAGAAGAAGCGTATCGAAGATGCGCTCAACAAACCAAGCTACCAGGTTAGACAGGCTCTCATCGCGATCGGTTCAGGCGGGATCGAAGGCAAACCTAAAGATGAAGCGACACAGACCCAGCTTGATTTTCTGCCTGTTGCATCTACAGACTTTATCTTTGCATACCTGGGAGAGAGATTTGGTTTTAAAGGGATGATGGGGGTGATCGGTCTGTATATCCTGCTGATCTTCAACCTCCTCTATATCTCGGCTAAATACGCCAAGGATTATCTCATCAAAACCTTTGCTTCGGGACTGGCATTTTTGTTTTTTGTCTACATGGGAGTGAACGTCTATATGATCATCGGACTTGCCCCTGTAGTGGGACTTCCGCTCCCTATGTTCAGTCACGGAGGGACCTCATTTATCATTTTTGCAGTAATTTTCGGAATCCTCCAAAACTTAATTGCATTTAAAGACTTTAGTCGATATAATTCTGACTCGAAAATCACATTGCAACGCAAAGATAGTCGATAACCAAGGGTCTTTAGCTCAGTTGGTTAGAGCACTCGGCTCATAACCGAGTGGTCCGGGGTTCGAGCCCCCGAGGACCCACCACCAATAATCCCCCTAAATTACATCATTTAACGACATTTTAAATAAATCTATATCGTTTAAGTTTTCATTAGGTCCCATGATAGGTCCCATTTATTTAATAAAACTGTAACTTCAAATCGATACTATTTGGTGTACACTATTCCTCATTATTTAGAAGGTTCATACTCGATAAGTTTATCTTTAATAAAGTTCAACTTATCATCAAAATAACCATACCCTCGAATTTCTCCAAATCCAAGAAAATAGCCTCTATCAAACAATTTTTCCTTCTATTTGCTATATTTCTATAACATTTTCTTCTCCAAACCATTCTTTAGCTTTTTCTATAACTGCTTCAGATGGTTCATGATAAAAGACAACTAGATTTTCTTTTGTTCTTGTACAACAAACATAGAATAGTTTTTGTGTTCTTTTTAGAACACTTTCACTTCCATTTTCTAAAAATAGATTTTCAAAATTATATTGCGTCCAATCCCCATTATCTAAAATAACAAGGACATTATCAAATTCATCACCTTTGGTTTTATGTTGGGTTGTAAATGGAGTTCTACCTTCTAAATATTCAAACAACTTTTGAAATTCACTAAATTTAACTTTTTTTACTCTATTATAAACATATTCTTTTTCTCTGATAAATCTTTCCAATTTATCATCTGTCACACAAATACCATCTCTATCTGCTTCATTTATTACTTCTTCAATGGTCTTATCTTCAACATTAATCAAGCTTTCAATTTTGTTCTTTAAATCTATTTTGTCTTGAACTCTATTAATCTTATAGTCTGTAACTGCTAAAAACTCATTAAACTTTCCAGATTGATATAATGAAATAGCTTGTTGAATTTTAAAAAGATGTTTTATTAAATTATCTCTTTTTGAACCTTTTTTACTTTCTTCATCTTCTGTTTGTTTTTTATCATCAATAAGTTGATCTTTATCTAAATATATCTTTCTTACTTCAACAAAAGGTACATCTTTCAACTGATCATATAATTCTCTGTCTGCTTGATTTGCTAATATAATATCTTTTTTCAATTGCCTTTGTCTGTTTTTCAATTGAAATATATCAACTACTGTATCAAAGCTAGCATTTTCATCAAATATTATTTCAGGTCTACCATATTTTTTATCATCTTTAATTTTTTGAGTAATCGCACTTTTCAAGCTTATTATTGGATCTTTATCATATATTGCCATCAAGTTTTGAAAACCTGCTTTTTCTGCAATCAAATTATGTGTTAAATTCAACTCCTTTAATCTTTTATTATCATTAAAATCCCATCCAAAGTTTTCTGTAAGATAATCTCTTAATAAATCTAAATCTGGATTTGTAGAATAAATAAATTTGATTGTCCCTTCTTTTACAGTTCCATCGTCCTGCATATTTGGTGCTTTAGTATCATCTGATGGCTCTTGTACTATTCCATCTGTTCTAAGCCTATTAGCTAATTCAATAACAAGTCTTGGGCTTCTTCTATTTTGTTCTTTTTTTACTTCTTTTATCAAACCTTCTTCAATATAATCATTAATTTCATCAACTCCACTTGAATAGATTGATTGCATTGCATCACCAAAAAAACCTATAGTATTCTTTCTTTGACTTTGTCTAATATGTCTAAGCAAAATATCTACCACTTCTTTATGTGTATCTTGATACTCATCGACAAAAATAAATCTATATTTATCTTTTAATATATCGCATAATTTTATATATGTTCTAAACATATACTCTGACAACCAAATAACTTCATCATGCGAAATAATTCCATTGTTTATTTTTAGATATTCCTTGTATTCAATTTCTTTAATTGCATCAAAAAAATTATCAGGTACAGGATCACCGTCATTATCAATTTTTATTTTAGAATCAGGATCATTAGCAAGTGCTATTAATGA
This is a stretch of genomic DNA from Sulfurovum zhangzhouensis. It encodes these proteins:
- a CDS encoding UvrD-helicase domain-containing protein, which gives rise to MNELQQILEHIGNDENFLLSGGAGSGKTYSLVQVIKEVIKQHPAEKVFCMTYTNIAVKEIEERVNHKNLDVSTIHDFLWDNIKHFQKEIKASLIALANDPDSKIKIDNDGDPVPDNFFDAIKEIEYKEYLKINNGIISHDEVIWLSEYMFRTYIKLCDILKDKYRFIFVDEYQDTHKEVVDILLRHIRQSQRKNTIGFFGDAMQSIYSSGVDEINDYIEEGLIKEVKKEQNRRSPRLVIELANRLRTDGIVQEPSDDTKAPNMQDDGTVKEGTIKFIYSTNPDLDLLRDYLTENFGWDFNDNKRLKELNLTHNLIAEKAGFQNLMAIYDKDPIISLKSAITQKIKDDKKYGRPEIIFDENASFDTVVDIFQLKNRQRQLKKDIILANQADRELYDQLKDVPFVEVRKIYLDKDQLIDDKKQTEDEESKKGSKRDNLIKHLFKIQQAISLYQSGKFNEFLAVTDYKINRVQDKIDLKNKIESLINVEDKTIEEVINEADRDGICVTDDKLERFIREKEYVYNRVKKVKFSEFQKLFEYLEGRTPFTTQHKTKGDEFDNVLVILDNGDWTQYNFENLFLENGSESVLKRTQKLFYVCCTRTKENLVVFYHEPSEAVIEKAKEWFGEENVIEI